In Ralstonia pseudosolanacearum, the DNA window GGCCGTAGGCGTAGCCGCCCCAGTTGATGTAGGCCTGGGCGAAGTCGGCGTCGTCCTGCCAGTGCTGTTCCTGGATCAGGGGCAGGATGCCCGCGCCGTAGGTGCCGGGCCGGGAGCCGAACACGCGATAGAGCGTGCGCTGCTCGGCGGCCTCGGGCGGCAGGCCGGCGAACACCTGGTGCGCGAGATCGGCCAGGTAGTGCTTGCGCACGAAGTTGTGCTCGACGGGCTCGTCCAGCCGGGCCACCGTGTGCACCGCCTCGTCCACCAGGTGGATGAGGTGCGGGAAGGCATCGCGGAAGAACCCGCTGATGCGCACCGTCACGTCGATGCGCGGCCGGCCCAGCTCGGTCAGCGGAATCACCTCGATGCCGGCCACGCGGCGGCTTTCCGCCTGCCAGCGCGGCCGCACGCCGAGCAGCGCCAGGATCTGCGCGATGTCGTCGCCGTGGGTGCGCATGGCGCTGGTGCCCCAGACGCTGATGCTGACCGACTCCGGATCGTGGCCGGTCTCCTGGCGATGGCGCGCCAGCGCTTCGTTGGCCAGCGCCGTGCCGATGCGCCAGGCCGCCTGCGACGGCAGGCTGCGCGGATCGACCGAATAGAAGTTGCGCCCGGTCGGCAGTACGTGCGCCATGCCGCGCGTGGGGGCGCCGCTCGGGCCGGCCGGCACGTAGCCGCCGGCCAGGCCGTGCAGCAGGTTGCCGATCTCTTCCGTGGTGCGCGTGAGGTTGGGTACCAGCTCGCGGCAGACGAAGGTCAGGGTCTGCCGGATCGCGTCGGTGTGGGCGATGCCCGGCAGCACGCTGTCCAGCGCAGCGTCGGATCGGGGCGCGTCGAAGCCATGTTCGGCCAGCGCGGTGATCAGGGCGCGGGTCAGGGCGCTGACGGTGTCGAGCGCATCGGCGCGGGTGACGAGCGGCCGGTCCGCCAGCCGCTGCAACGGCGGGGGCACCGCTTCCAGCCGTTTGCCCTTGTCGTGCTGCAGCGCATCCCAGGCAAGGCCGAGCGCGTCGGCCACGCCGGCCGGCAGGCTCGGCACGCCCAGGTTCGGCAGGCGCACCATCGCGCAGACCATGTCCACCAGGGCATCGTCGGCCGGCACGCGGCCCAACACGTGCAGGCCGTCGCGGATCTGCGCCGCGCCCAGCTCGCACAGGTAGCCGTCGATGTCCTCGATCAGGTGGGCGACGTCGACGCCGTCCATCTTCGCCAGCGACAGCGGCACGCCGTCCGCGTTGAGGGTGGCGTCCCACGCGTGGTCGTGATCGTGGTGATGATGGTGCTCGTGCTCGTGCTCGTGACCATGATCGTGATCGTCGTGGTTGTGGTCGTGATGGCCGTGGTGAGGGCCATGCGGGTGGCGGTGCGCCTTGGCGGAAACCGGCCGGTACTGCTTCGCGCCGGCGGCTTTCGGCGTGGCCGGGCGATACGTGCCGCCGCTTACGCGCGCCGGTTCGGCATGCGTGCGCCCATGCCCGTGTTCATGCTCATGGTCGTGACCGTGACCGTGACCGTGACCGTGATCGTGATGATCATGCTTGAGCATCGCCGCCAGGTCGGCATCGAGCCGGGCGTCCTTGATCAGGTCCCAGATCTGCTGCTGCAGCAGGGGCAGCTTGGCCGGGTCCAGCATTTCCACCTGGTAGTACTCGTCCACCAGTTGGGTCAGCTGCGCCAGGGGGCCATAGGTGTCGGCGGTGGTCATCGGCGGTGTCAGGTGGTCGATGATGACCGCGTGCGCGCGGCGCTTGGCCTGCGAGCCTTCGCCCGGATCGTTGAGGATGAACGGGTAGAACAGCGGCAGATCGCCCAGCAGCGCGTCGGGGAAACAGGTCTGCGATACGCCCACGCCCTTGCCCGGCAGCCATTCCAGCGTGCCGTGCTTGCCGACATGGACGATGGCGTCCGCGCGCCATTCGTCGCGCAGCCAGCGGTAGAGCGCGTAGTAGTGGTGCGTGGGCGGCAGGTCGGGGGTGTGGTAGATCGCGTCGGGGTCCATGCCGTAGCCGCGCGGCGGCTGCAGCGCGACGAAGGCGTTGCCGTATTCCATGCCCGCGAACACGAGCTTGCCGTCGTGCACATAGGCGTTGCCCGGCGCGTCGCCCCAGCGCTGCCGCATCGTGTCTTGCAGCGGCGCGGGCAGGTCGCTGAACCACGCGGCGTAGCGCGCGGCCGGCACGGTGGCGACGGCCTGTTCCAGCTGCGCGGCGCTGAGGTAGTCCTCGTCGTAGGCGCCGCGGTCGATCAGGGCGTGGATCAGCGCGTCGCCGGATTCGGGCAGGCCGTCGATGCGGTAGCCCTGTGCCTGCATGGCATGCAGCAGGGCCAGCAGCGAGGCCGGCGAATCCAGCCCGACCGCGTTGCCGATCTGCGAGGCCTTGCTGCTGGAGTTGGTGAAAAGGAAGGCGATGCGCTTGTCCGCCGCGGGCGTGCGGCGCAGGGCCACCTGCCGCGCCACGATGCCGGCCACGCGCCGGACCCGGTCGGGCAGCGGCGCATAGGCGGTTTCGTCGCGCTCGTCCTTGAACGACATGGGCACGCTGACGATGCGGCCGTCGAACTCGGGCAGCGCCACGTTCATGGCGGTGTCGAGCGGGTTGAGGCCGCGCTCGGAGGCGGCCCACTGGGCCTGCGTCATGCTGCTGGCGATGGCCTGGACGACCGGCACGTCGAGCCGCGCGAACGCCGCCACCGACCAGCCGGCGGCGGTCGGCCCGTCGGCGTTGACGTCGCCCATGGCGAACGAGGTGGTGTTGACGAGCGCGTCGATGTGGCCGACCCCGTCATCGGCGAAGACGCCGAGGGCGGCCGGCATGCCGGTGGCATCCAGCGTGCGCAGCGAGGCGGTGTAGACCGGTAGGGCGTTGAGCCGCTGCTCGGCCAGCGCGTCGACCAACTGGTCGATGAAGCGGGTGTTGCCGCACAGCCAGTGCGCGCGGTAGAAGGCGATGCCGACGGTGGGCCACGCCGGGTTGCGGATGGCGGCCCAGTCGTCCAGCGTGGCGGGCGCGGCCAGCTCCGGGTGGTAGATGCCGTGCTCGGGCAGCGCCATGGGCGGCTGGTAGCCGAAGCCGGTCATCAGCAGGCGGTCGGACAGGCAGCGCAGCAGCTGCGCCAGGTTGCCGGTGCCGCCGGCTTGCAGGTAGGCGGCCACCTCCTGCTGCAGGGCGGGCGGCACGGTCGAGCGCGCGGCCAGTTCCGGATCGGGCTCGCCGGTGCCGCTGACGATGACCAGCGCCCGGCCCTGCGCCCGCGCGTCGTGGAGGAGCGCGTCGATGCCGGGAATGGCCTGCAGCCGGCCCAGCACGCGCACGATCACGATGCGGGCGCCGGCGATCGGGCCGGCGAGCAGGTCTGCCATGCGCGCCGCGTCGCCGATGGCCTGCAGGTGGAGGCCGGTGACGCCGGCGAAGCCGTCCGGCAACTGCGCCGTTGCCCGCTGCAGCGTGGACAGGTCGGTGCCGGCGTGGGTCAGCAGCACGATGCCGCCGTGGGACAGGGCGCTCATGGCTGCGCCTCCGGTTCGACGTCACCGAGGCCGGTGCGGTGGAAGATGCGGTCTTCGACGGGTGCGCCGCCGGCCAGGTGTTCGTCGACGATGCGGCGCACCGAGGCGGCATCCAGGTTGCGATACCAGACGCCGTCGGGGTAGACCACCATCAGCGGTCCCTGCTTGCAGACCGCGAAGCAGTGCGTGCGGGTGCGCTTGACGCGCAGGCCGTCGCAGGCATCGATGGTCTGGCCGAGCACCTTGAACAGCGCCTCGGCTTCGGCGCCGTCCTGCGTGCAGCGCGGCCCGGTGCACATCAGTACGTGCTTGTGGTGGGTTCTCATGGCAGCGGGGCTCCCTGGGCCGGATGCGGCAGGCTGTCGTAGCCCTTCCATTTGTAGATGCAGGCCGATACCGCCCAGGCCAGGACGAACACGCCGATCATCAGGTAACCGAAGTGGGCCAGCCCCTCGTTGAGCGAGGTCACCTGGTCCCAGAAACCGCCGCTCAGGCTGAGCTGCCGCGCCAGCAGCCCGAGCGCCTCGATGCCGCCGATGCCGAACGCGATGAGCACCGACACCGAGGTGATGGTCAGGTTGTACCAGAGCTTGCGCACCGGGTTGACGAAGGCCCAGCCGTACGCGCCCACCATCAGCACGCTGTCGAGCGTGTCGATCAGCGCCATGCCGGCGGCAAACAGCACCGGAAACACCATCACGGCCGACGGCGGGATGCCGTCCGACGCATGCCCGGCCGCGACCGAGAACAGCCCGATCTCGGTGGCGGTATCGAAGCCCAGGCCGAACAGGAAACCGAGCGGCGCCATGTGCCAACTCTTGGTCACCAGCCGGAACATCGGGCGGAACAGCCGCGCCAGCAGGCCGTTGCCGGCGGTCAGCATGTCCAGGTCGGCCTCGGCCAGCGTGCCGCCGCCGCGCACGCGCCTGAAGCGCTTCCAGGTGCCGACGAGAATCACCAGGTTGGTGACGGCGATCGTCAGCAGGAAGAACGCCGAGATGCCCGTCGAGATCATGCCGCCGATCGCTTTGAATGCGTCGATGCGGTCATTGAGCGCCGAGGTGGCCTGCACGATGATGGCCACGCCCAGCACGACCAGCGCCGAATGGCCGATGGAGAAGAAGAATCCGACCGAGAACGGGCGCTTGCCCTGCTGCATGAGCTTGCGCACCACGTTGTCGATTGCGGCGATGTGGTCGGCGTCGACCGCGTGGCGCAGGCCGAACAGGTAGGCCAGCAGCGCGGTGCCGAGCAGTCCGGGGTGGCCGGCGAAGGCGGCCAGCGCCCAGGCCCAGGCGGCCAGGTTGGCGATGATCAGCAGCAGGAGCTGGCTGATGGGCGCGCGATGCTGCGCGATCAGATGACGAAAACGCGGACGGGAAAGCGGCGAAGCCACGGATAGGTCCCCACAAGGGTCATCGCCGCGAGTGAGGACAAGCGAGCCATGGGCCGCTTGTGGTGATCCCCCGGTGCACCCCGCCCGGTTTCAACCCACGTCGACAGAAGGAGATGGCCGGTCTCCTGGCTCGCGCGTCATCGCCTGGCGCCGCCTTCCCGGCATCGTGCGGTGGCTGGTTGGCGCAGACTCGTCGCTTACAGTTGCGGGGGCAGCCGCGGTATCGCACCGCGTTCCCGTTTCACCCTGGAAGGGCACCATCATCGTGAGGCGGGATGATACGCCGTGGCGGTGGGCTTGGGAATGCTGGCGGGGTGGGGGGCGCCCGTCCGTCGGGCTGGCCAGACCGCGAAGGCCGCGCTGGTGGAGGCGGTATGCCACGGCGCATGCGTTGCCGGCCGTGCCGCGTGGTGTCCCGACAGCGCGCGCGGCGAACAGCCGGTCGGCGGGGCTGCGCTCGGTGGAGTGGACCGTGCCGCTGATGGCGCGCGCGACGGCCATTTCGTGCATCACTGGCACGCAGGTGAGCCCTTCGCCGACCCGCCCGCTGATCACGTCGAGCACCTCGCCCACGGTTGCCGGATCGGGCGCGGAGGTCACCTCGTCGAACCGACCGCTCCGGCCGCATCGCCGGCACCCAAGGGAATGGATGGACATGGCGCGCTTGCGGCAGGTGTCCAAGGCCACCGTTGTCGAAGACACCCGACCTGCGCGGAACGAATCAAAACCGGAGACCTTATGCGCCGCCGAAACGCCGGCCGGTTCCGATGACGCACCGACCGGGGTGTGCGGGCTCAGCGCTTCTTAAGCCTCCATCGCGCGCCGGCCGGGGCCCGCGGCCCCCCGGTTTGTTGCCGGACCGCGCAGGTACTAGGGTGTTGAGGGTGTGCCGGCCGATCGCACACGGGATTGGCGGTGCGGCGTTTTGTCACTTCGGCATCGGGGCGTGCCGTGCACTTTCGCCAGCGGCCGGGAGTCGAAGGCGTGGACAGACGTTGGATGGACCGGACGGCCCGGCAGTCGCAATGCCGCGTCCCTCGAGTCAGACCCTGCATGAAACGAATCCTGATTGTAAAAATGACATCGCTCGGCGACGTGATCCAGACGCTCCCCGTCGTCACGGACATCCGCCGGGCATTCCCGGGTGTGGAAGTGGATTGGGCCGTCGATGAATCCTGCGCGGAGGTCGTGCGCATGAGCCCGGGCATCAGCCGCGTGTTGTCCGCGCCGCTGCGCCGCTTCAAGAAAACGCGCAGCCTGGCCGATCTCAAGGCGATCCTGGCGCTGGCCGCCGCGTTGCGCCGGTATCGCTATGACGCCGTGCTCGATCTGCACGGCGTCTACAAGAGCGCCATCGTGTCGTTCGTTGCCCGCGCGCGCCAGCGCTTCGGCTACCGCAATCCGGACCTGGGCGAGCGCGGCGCGATGTTCGCGTACAACCGGCGCTTCGGTCCGCGCCCCGCGTGCAACGCCTGGCACGGCATACGCATCAGCGCCGGTGAAGCGCTGGGCTACATGCCGCAGGGCTTCGCGGACTACGGCATCGTGACCGGGCGGGGCGGCGAACGGGCACGGCCGGGCCACGCCGTCGGCGCGCCCTACGCCCTGTTTTTCCATGCGACCTCGAAAGACGACAAGAAATGGCCCCCCGGGCATTGGGCCGCGCTGGCCCGCGAGATGCGCGCGGGCGGGCTGCGCGTGCTGTTGCCCTGGCACACCACCGCCGAGCTGCGCGAGGCGCTGCGGATCGCCGCCCAGGCCCCCGGTGCCGCGGTGATGCCGCGCATGTCGCTCGCGGAGCTCACGCGCAAGATCGAGGGCGCCGCAGCGGTGGTCGGTGTCGACACGGGGCTCGTCCACATGGCGCACGCGATGAAGAAGCCGACCGTGATGATCTTCCTCGCCACCTCGCGCGACCACTGCGGGATCGCGGCGCCGCGTTCGCTGTCGATCGGCGAGCAGGGCTGGGTGCCGGGCGTCGACGATGTGCTGAGCGGGCTGGCGCGCGTCTTTCCGGAGTTCGGCCCGTCGAAAGCCTCGATCGCCGCGTAGTGAGGCTTGCGTGCGGAGGCGCACCGGCAGCGCCTCAGGGCTTCTGTGCCCCCAGCCGCGCACGCCACGCCTGCCCCCGGCCGTGCAGCCACGCGATGCTCCTGTGGCCGAGCGCAATGGCGGGCAGTTCGACATAGCGGTGCAGCAGCGCCGCCGCGAGCAGCGTCAGCGCCAGGTTCGCGCCGAAGCGCAGCAGCTGCGCGCCGATCCACTCCGGCGCCAGCACGCCCACCAGCCGGTGCATGCCCTCGATCACGGACGGATGGACGAGGTAGAGCGCATACGACAGCTCGCCGAGCCACACGGCCACGCGCGGCACGCGCAGCGCGCCGCAGTGCTCCATCGCCACCAGTCCCGCCAGCAGGGCGCCGGCCGGCAGCCCGCGCAGCAGCAGGTCGAACTTGGGCACGGGCCCGATCACCGAGACGACGAAGGCGGCCACGCCCGCGAGCAGCAGCAGGCGCGCGCGTCCGGGCGTGAGCCGATGCCGGTGCGCCGCATACAACCAGGCGAGCCCCGCGCCGAGCAGGAATTCCAGCACCAGCGGGTTGGCCGCCATGGCCTGCAGCGGCGTGGCCCAGGCGTAGAGGGCCTCCGGGTCGCCGAGCACCGCGCCGCCATGCCAGAACGGCACGATGACCGTGGTGGCGAACAGCCCCAGCGCCACCAGCCACAAGGCCCGGCGGCCGAACAGCGCCAGCCCGAGCGCGCACAGCAGATAGAAGAACGCCTCGTAGTTGAGCGACCAGCCCACGTAGAGCGCGGGATACCCGAAGTAGGGCGCATCCGCGTTGGCCTGCGGCAGGAAGGCCAGCGAGGTCAGCAGCACACCGCCCGACACCGGATTGAGCCAGGCCGAATGCAGGATCGACATCAGCCAGTACGGCGGCCCCAGGCGGAAGGCGCGCTTGATGAGGAACGCACCGGGCGGCTCGGGGCCTTTCGGGCCGAGGATCGCCACCCAGGCAATGATGAAGCCGCTGATGACGAAGAAGACGTCCACGCCGACGTGCCCGCGCTTGACCACGTGCGCGGTCAGCCAGGCGAGCGCGGGCAGGTCGGCATGGGCCAGCGCCAGGCCGGAATGGAAGATCACCACGTACAGCGCGGCGAAGCCCCGCAGCGCCTGGATGCTCTGGAGAGAAGCGGAAGGACGGTTCACGCAGGATGGGCGGCCGGATGGAGCGGGAGCGCCATCGGCAGGCAATGCAATCGGCAACCCCACGGCCGACGCAATCCGCGTGCCACGCGCTAGTCGTCGGGCCGGCACCGCGCTGCGCGTTCGAGCAGCAGCGTGCGTTCCTGCCGGTTGCGGGCCAGCGCTGCGGCGCGTTCGTATTCGGCGTGGGCCTCGTCCATGCGGTTGAGCCGGGCGAGGAGGTCCGCGCGCACGCTGGGCAACAGGTGATAGCCGCGCAGGGCAGGCTCGGCGAGCAGCCGGTCGACGATCTCCAGGCCGGCCGCCGGGCCATACGCCATGGCCACGGCAACCGCGCGGTTCAGCTCCACCACCGGCGAGGGCGCGATCTGCGCCAGCGCATCGTAGAGCGCGGCGATGCGCGGCCAGTCGGTCTGCGCCGCCGTGCGGGCGCCGGCGTGACAGGCGGCAATGGCCGCTTGCAGTCCGTAGGAGCCGAGGCCGCGCCCGCAGGCTTCGGCGCGCGCGAGCGCCGCAAAGCCGCGCTGGATCAGCAGATGATCCCAGCACGTGCGATCCTGGTCGAGTAGCAGGATGGGCCGTCCGCCCGGCCCCACGCGCGCGCGCAGCCGCGAGGCCTGCAGCTCCATCAGCGCCACCAGGCCGTGCACTTCGGCTTCATCCGGCATCAGCCCCGCCAGGATGCGGCCCAGGCGCAGCGCTTCGTCGCACAGCGCGGGGCGGGTCCAGGCCTCGCCGGAGGTGGCGGCATAGCCTTCGTTGAAGATCAGGTAGATCACCTGCAGCACGGCGCCGAGCCGCTCGCTGAGCTGCGCCGGTGCCGGCAGCTCGAACGGCACGCGCGCCGCCGACAGCGTCCGCTTGGCGCGCACGATGCGCTGCGCGATGGTCGGCTCGGGCACCAGGAAGGCGCGGGCGATCTCATCGGTGGCAAGGCCGCCCAGCAGGCGCAGCGTGAGCGCCACGCGCCCCTCGTGCGGCAGCACCGGGTGGCAGGCGATGAAGACCAGGCGTAGCAGGTCGTCGCCGATGGCCTCGTCGCGCGCGGCTTCGGCATCGGCATGGGCCAGTTCCTGCTCGATCGCTTGCTCGATGCCGAGCTGCGCATGCTTGCGCTGCGCCAGCGCGTGGTGGCGCAGCCGGTCGATGGCGCGGTGCCTGGCGGTGGCCGTCAGCCACGCGGCGGGGTTGTCGGGGATGCCGGCGGCGGGCCATTGCTCCAGCGCCGCGACCAGCGCATCCTGCGCGAGCTCTTCGGCCAGGCCCACGTCGCGCAGCCGCCGCGCCAGGCCGGCGATGATCCGGGCCGATTCGATGCGCCACACCGCTTCGATGGTGCGGTGGATGGCACGGGTCGGATCGGCCATGGCGCGACGCGGCGTCGGGCGGGGCCGGCCTTACGGCTGGCGGGCGGCCAGCTCGGCGCGCAGGCGCGCTTCGCGCTCGCGCTCCTCGGGCGTGAAGGTCTCGCCGAAGTCTTCGGCCTCGAAG includes these proteins:
- a CDS encoding cobaltochelatase subunit CobN, with protein sequence MSALSHGGIVLLTHAGTDLSTLQRATAQLPDGFAGVTGLHLQAIGDAARMADLLAGPIAGARIVIVRVLGRLQAIPGIDALLHDARAQGRALVIVSGTGEPDPELAARSTVPPALQQEVAAYLQAGGTGNLAQLLRCLSDRLLMTGFGYQPPMALPEHGIYHPELAAPATLDDWAAIRNPAWPTVGIAFYRAHWLCGNTRFIDQLVDALAEQRLNALPVYTASLRTLDATGMPAALGVFADDGVGHIDALVNTTSFAMGDVNADGPTAAGWSVAAFARLDVPVVQAIASSMTQAQWAASERGLNPLDTAMNVALPEFDGRIVSVPMSFKDERDETAYAPLPDRVRRVAGIVARQVALRRTPAADKRIAFLFTNSSSKASQIGNAVGLDSPASLLALLHAMQAQGYRIDGLPESGDALIHALIDRGAYDEDYLSAAQLEQAVATVPAARYAAWFSDLPAPLQDTMRQRWGDAPGNAYVHDGKLVFAGMEYGNAFVALQPPRGYGMDPDAIYHTPDLPPTHHYYALYRWLRDEWRADAIVHVGKHGTLEWLPGKGVGVSQTCFPDALLGDLPLFYPFILNDPGEGSQAKRRAHAVIIDHLTPPMTTADTYGPLAQLTQLVDEYYQVEMLDPAKLPLLQQQIWDLIKDARLDADLAAMLKHDHHDHGHGHGHGHDHEHEHGHGRTHAEPARVSGGTYRPATPKAAGAKQYRPVSAKAHRHPHGPHHGHHDHNHDDHDHGHEHEHEHHHHHDHDHAWDATLNADGVPLSLAKMDGVDVAHLIEDIDGYLCELGAAQIRDGLHVLGRVPADDALVDMVCAMVRLPNLGVPSLPAGVADALGLAWDALQHDKGKRLEAVPPPLQRLADRPLVTRADALDTVSALTRALITALAEHGFDAPRSDAALDSVLPGIAHTDAIRQTLTFVCRELVPNLTRTTEEIGNLLHGLAGGYVPAGPSGAPTRGMAHVLPTGRNFYSVDPRSLPSQAAWRIGTALANEALARHRQETGHDPESVSISVWGTSAMRTHGDDIAQILALLGVRPRWQAESRRVAGIEVIPLTELGRPRIDVTVRISGFFRDAFPHLIHLVDEAVHTVARLDEPVEHNFVRKHYLADLAHQVFAGLPPEAAEQRTLYRVFGSRPGTYGAGILPLIQEQHWQDDADFAQAYINWGGYAYGRRDNGTDARADFRHRLSGVEIALHNQDNREHDIFDSDDYLQYHGGMIATIRSLTGRQPRQYFGDSHNPDNPAVRSLKEETLRVFRSRVANPKWIAGIQKHGYKGGLELTATVDYLFGYDATAHVVDDWVYEQLAQAYAFDPAMQQFLAESNPWALNAITERLLEAIQRQMWAEPKPDTVAALQALHLRSEAMLEARGETTER
- a CDS encoding (2Fe-2S) ferredoxin domain-containing protein; translation: MRTHHKHVLMCTGPRCTQDGAEAEALFKVLGQTIDACDGLRVKRTRTHCFAVCKQGPLMVVYPDGVWYRNLDAASVRRIVDEHLAGGAPVEDRIFHRTGLGDVEPEAQP
- a CDS encoding HoxN/HupN/NixA family nickel/cobalt transporter, whose translation is MASPLSRPRFRHLIAQHRAPISQLLLLIIANLAAWAWALAAFAGHPGLLGTALLAYLFGLRHAVDADHIAAIDNVVRKLMQQGKRPFSVGFFFSIGHSALVVLGVAIIVQATSALNDRIDAFKAIGGMISTGISAFFLLTIAVTNLVILVGTWKRFRRVRGGGTLAEADLDMLTAGNGLLARLFRPMFRLVTKSWHMAPLGFLFGLGFDTATEIGLFSVAAGHASDGIPPSAVMVFPVLFAAGMALIDTLDSVLMVGAYGWAFVNPVRKLWYNLTITSVSVLIAFGIGGIEALGLLARQLSLSGGFWDQVTSLNEGLAHFGYLMIGVFVLAWAVSACIYKWKGYDSLPHPAQGAPLP
- the waaC gene encoding lipopolysaccharide heptosyltransferase I; protein product: MKRILIVKMTSLGDVIQTLPVVTDIRRAFPGVEVDWAVDESCAEVVRMSPGISRVLSAPLRRFKKTRSLADLKAILALAAALRRYRYDAVLDLHGVYKSAIVSFVARARQRFGYRNPDLGERGAMFAYNRRFGPRPACNAWHGIRISAGEALGYMPQGFADYGIVTGRGGERARPGHAVGAPYALFFHATSKDDKKWPPGHWAALAREMRAGGLRVLLPWHTTAELREALRIAAQAPGAAVMPRMSLAELTRKIEGAAAVVGVDTGLVHMAHAMKKPTVMIFLATSRDHCGIAAPRSLSIGEQGWVPGVDDVLSGLARVFPEFGPSKASIAA
- a CDS encoding acyltransferase family protein, whose amino-acid sequence is MNRPSASLQSIQALRGFAALYVVIFHSGLALAHADLPALAWLTAHVVKRGHVGVDVFFVISGFIIAWVAILGPKGPEPPGAFLIKRAFRLGPPYWLMSILHSAWLNPVSGGVLLTSLAFLPQANADAPYFGYPALYVGWSLNYEAFFYLLCALGLALFGRRALWLVALGLFATTVIVPFWHGGAVLGDPEALYAWATPLQAMAANPLVLEFLLGAGLAWLYAAHRHRLTPGRARLLLLAGVAAFVVSVIGPVPKFDLLLRGLPAGALLAGLVAMEHCGALRVPRVAVWLGELSYALYLVHPSVIEGMHRLVGVLAPEWIGAQLLRFGANLALTLLAAALLHRYVELPAIALGHRSIAWLHGRGQAWRARLGAQKP
- a CDS encoding RNA polymerase sigma factor — its product is MADPTRAIHRTIEAVWRIESARIIAGLARRLRDVGLAEELAQDALVAALEQWPAAGIPDNPAAWLTATARHRAIDRLRHHALAQRKHAQLGIEQAIEQELAHADAEAARDEAIGDDLLRLVFIACHPVLPHEGRVALTLRLLGGLATDEIARAFLVPEPTIAQRIVRAKRTLSAARVPFELPAPAQLSERLGAVLQVIYLIFNEGYAATSGEAWTRPALCDEALRLGRILAGLMPDEAEVHGLVALMELQASRLRARVGPGGRPILLLDQDRTCWDHLLIQRGFAALARAEACGRGLGSYGLQAAIAACHAGARTAAQTDWPRIAALYDALAQIAPSPVVELNRAVAVAMAYGPAAGLEIVDRLLAEPALRGYHLLPSVRADLLARLNRMDEAHAEYERAAALARNRQERTLLLERAARCRPDD